The Syntrophobotulus glycolicus DSM 8271 DNA window ATACCATAAACGTCGTTTTCAAACCTGACTCTGGTATGAACCAAATCCCTGGATCTTAGTCCCCCGACAGCCGAATACCGGAGAAAACCTTTTGGATCCACATTGGTAATTATGAGCCCGATTTCATCCATATGGACGGCAACCAGTACCTTTTTCCCCGGACCTTTTTTGTGGACAATCAGATTCCCCAGCCGGTCACAGATGATTTCGTCACAGTGATCTTTGACCAGGGAGATGAGTAACCGGCGAATGCTTTCCTCACGACCGGAAGGGCCGAAGGACTGGGTCAATTTGTTTAACACTGAGTAATCTAAAGTGATTTTTTCGCGCATTCAGATTCCTCCCAGTTATTGTTTTTGATGTTCTGAAGAAATTGATGGATTAAAGCATAACAATTTTCGTAGTCATTTTTATTGATCATTGAGTTAGCCGCATGGATATACCGGCAGGGAATGCTGACGGCCATTGTTCTGATCCCTTCACCGGCCAGATGGATATTGCCCGAGTCGTTGCCGGCTTGTGTTCCCTGCCGGATCTGATAAGGGATAGCATGGTGCTCTGCCGTCTTGATCAAATGGTGAAATAATCCCCGGTCATAAATCGTTGTCTGGTCCATGATGGATAAAGCCGGACCTTTGCCCAGGCTGACAACCCAATCCTCTTCTTCTATACTTAAGAAATCTGCCGCTCCCGTGCTTTCAAGCAACAGGGCCAGATCAGCCTTTACCCAGTTGCTGATCACTTTGGACCCGCGCAAGCCGATCTCTTCCTGAACGGTAAAAACAGCCATAATCGTGCAGTCATAACGATCTTGTAAGATTCGGGCAATAATTGAGCAACCTGCCCTGTCATCCAGAGATTTTGCTGAAATGCTGTCCTCATGATCGAAATAATCAGAGGCAAAGCAGGCATAATCTCCCAGGCTGACGGCTTTTTCAGCATCTTCTTTTGATCCGGCTCCAATGTCGATATAGAGCTGTTCTGAAGTGAAGACCTTTCTGCGTTCATCCATTTTTTGGAGATGAATCGCCTTAATCCCGATCACTCCGTATGTTTTGCGGTTGATCAGAACCGGTTTGGAGATTAAGATCCGTTCATCTATTCCTCCGATCGGTTCGAATTTCAAATAGCCATCGGCAGTGATGTCGGTGATCATAAAACCGACTTCATCCATATGAGCGGACAATAAAATCGTGGGGGCAGATGTTGATGTACCGTTTTTGACAGCAATCAAATTGCCCATTTTATCGACAGACAAGGAATCAACAACATCTTTCAGATAGTCTTGGAGATAATTGCGGACTGCTGTTTCATCACCGGACACCCCGGAAAGAGAACATAATTCTTTTAAAAGCATAAGATTTCCTCCAGGTCTTCAGGTAGATTGGCAATCAGTTGGGCCAGCAAAATTCCGCAGGAAACGATATCCGATAAGGAAATCGTCTCAATGGAGGAGTGCATGTAACGCAGAGGAACGCTCAGCAGCGCAGTCGGTATTCCTGCTCCGGTCAGCTGGATGACCCGGGCATCCGTGCCTGTTGCCCGGGGTGTCGGATCAAGCTGAACCGGAATTCTATGATCCTTGGCGCAGGTCCGTACATAGCGCAGTAAACCGCTGTGGATATTCGGGCCCAGAGCAATGACCGGCCCTTTACCCAGTGCAACTTTGACCTTATCCTTGCTGTCTGTTGTTTGGGCATGAGTAACATCCAGGATAAAGGCGATATCCGGTTCGATTTGATGGGAACTTACGGCGGCGCCCCGCAATCCGACTTCCTCTTGAACTGTAGCTACGGCATAAACATCATGTGCATGTCTTAGCCTGGTTAATTCCCGTAAGCAAACAGCCATCGCCGTGATGCCTGCCCGGTTATCAAAGGCCTTCCCGCTGGCCAGGCCGTTTAGAAGCCGTAAATTCCTGCCTTCTATCGAAACGATGTCTCCGGGCCGGATCAGTTCCCGGACTTTAGCTGCAGGCAAGCCAAGATCAATCCCCATTCTGGAGCTGGGCACAGCAATATTTCTTTCTGTTTCCCGCAGAAGGGATCTCGGTTCATAACAGATGATTCCTTTGAGATCCCTTCTGCCATGAACGATCACCGTCTGATTCAGCAAGGTTTTATGATCGATTCCGCCAACCGGCGTAAAGGTTAAGATTCCCCTCTCATCCATCCCGGTAATCATCAAGCCTATTTCATCAAAATGAGCCGCCAGCATGATTTTTCCCCGGCCGGCCCCGCCTTTTTTCAGAAAGGTCGTATTCCCCATAGGGTCCCGGGCAGCTTCTGCCGCCAGAGAGGCAAATACGGATTGCAAAGCAGAAAGGCTTTTTTGCTCAAAACCGGATATTGCGCTGCAATCGGCAAGCTTAAATAATATCTCTTCAGCAAAGTTTTCATGATTCATCGGTGTATCCCTTCTCTTACCGTATTGATCAAGTGTGATGCTTTAATAGTATAGTGTTTAACGCCATAGATTATGTTTGGCCACTAAAAACGACTTCCACACAATCACCTTTATTCACGATCTTCCCCGGTTCCGGAAATTGCTTTGTAACGGTTCCGCTTCCCTGGAATTTATAGCGGAGCTCTAATTTGCCCAGTTCTTCTCCGACTTTCCTGATTGTCAAGCCAGTCAGATCCGGTATCATGACTTCCCCGTTTACAGGCTCTCTTTCAGGTGTAACGGTTTTAGGCTGGGGCCTTGTCGCTTCTCCTTCAAGGAAATTATTCACATCACTGGGGGTATCCGAGGAAACTGGTATTCCATAGTATTGCAAAGCACCCTCAAGAATTTTTTTGACATGCGGTCCTGCCATAACCCCGCCCTGGACAAAATCGCCTTTCGGGGTATCTAAAATGGCAAGCACTGCAATCTTCGGATTATCTGCAGGGGCATAAGCAACAAAGGAAGCAATTTTATCTGTTTCGGAATAAGCTAAAGTTACGGGATCGATTTTTTGGGCCGTACCCGTTTTACCGGCGACTTTAATCCCTTCGATCTTGGTGGATGCTCCTGTGCCGTTTTCAACGACATTGACCAGAATATCATTCATTTCCCGGCAGGTTTTTGGAGATAAAATTTTCCGGACAGTTTTCGGTTCGTTTTGTTTGAGGATTTTTCCCTCAGTTGAAAGAACCCGGTCAATTACATAGGGTTGATATAAAGTACCGCCGTTGGCAACGGAAGAAATCGCTGTCAACAATTGAACCGGGGTAACCAGATTTGCCTGGCCAAAAGCCATGGTGGAAAGCTCCAGATCCTTGACTCTGCTCTGATCAATCAATAAACCTTGTTCTTCCCCGCTTAAATCCACTTTCGTTTTCGTACCGAACCCAAAAGATTTCAAATAGGTATAGAAGGTCTCTTTGCCTATTTTCTGTCCGGCCAAGGCAAGAACCACATTAGAAGATAATCTCATCCCATCCGAAAATGTAATCAGACCGTGAGGTTTGCGGTCTGAATCCCAATTGGTAATGGTACGGGATCCTACATTCAGGTATCCGGGATCGTCAAACTTCTCTTCAGGGGAGATAATATTCTCTTCCAGACCAATTGATCCTGTAATAATTTTAAAGGTGGAACCCGGCTCATAGATCATACTGACACCAAGGTTTTTTCTGTCTTCATTTTTAGTGTTTCGATAATCGTTGGGATCAAAGGTCGGCCTTGAACCCATACCAAGAATTTTACCGGTCATGGGGTCCATGGCAAGTATTGTCGTCCGTTTAGGGCTGTACTCTCCCACGATGCCGTCCAGTTCCTGCTCAAGAAGATATTGAATCGTGGAATCTATGGTCAGGACAATATTGTTTCCTCTGTTTTCATCGTCTAAAACATTGAGAAGGTCTTGATCGGCTGTCTTTTCCACACCCTCAATCCCATGACCGGTGGCATCGACAATGCCTAATACTGATGAAGCCGTATTTCCCATCGGATAGACCCTTTTATAGGAATCAGAAAAATTGATCCCCGGAAAACCCAATTGTTTAATTTTCTGGGCATGATCTAAATCAATATTTTTTGTTAAAACGATGTAATAGCTGTCTTTATGCAGCAATGCCAGAATTTCATCACTTGATTTTCCAAGCAGCGGCGCCAGCTGGGCGGCAATCGTATCCTTGGTCAGGCCGTCTTTCCGTTTAGGCAGAAGCTCATTCATGTTTTTGGTGTCGGCATAGACATCTTTTGTTTCTATGCTTTTGGCCAAAATATTATGCTGAAAATCATATATTGTTCCTCTTTCAATAATCGGTTCCTGAAGATTTGATTTCATATCCAGACCTTTGGCTCTCAACTCATCCGCATGGATCACCTGCAGTAAAAAGAGTTTACCGATGATCAGCAAAAAGACAGTGAAGACAAAAATATAGATGAGCGTTTCTCTGGTAAATTTTGTTTTATTGTTCGTTTTTTTCACCAAACAAATAACCTTTCCCTATTGATGTGAAAAATCTTTCCAAATACAATTATAGCGAGTTTCTTTCCCAAATTAAATAGTATTCGTACGGCTTGCCTGATAAATATAAGCCCACGTCAATCCTAACTATCGATGGCAGATAATAAAACCACCTTGCTAAGATCTCTCGTGAGCTCATTCATATTCTCTCCTATATTGGTTAAACAATTCGATGAAATAAATGTCATCTCTGTTGACGATAAATGATTCCGATAATCAAGCCGGTCAGCATTCCCCCGATATGGGCGTAATTATCAATTCCCGTGGTGATTAAACCAAAAAGGATATTGAATCCGATCACAAAAAGAAGATTGGCAATTAATCCGCTGCGCCACATTCCGGCATTTTTCCAGCCGTAAGAAACCAAGGCTCCCAGCAAGCCAAAGATTGCCCCTGAGGCTCCGGCTGAGATTGCTTCACTGAATAAATAGCTGGCGGTTGCTCCGCCGATGCCGCTCAGCAAATAAAGCAGTGCAAACTTCAAGTGACCGAAGACGGCCTCCGATATTTGGCCGACAGCAATTAAGGCATAGGAATTCAATAATAGATGGACAATGCCAATGTGAATAAAAATAGAAGTCAATAAACGCCAATATTGACCTAAATCGATTAATTGGTTCACCTTGGCGCCGAAAATCACCAGCACGACTTGGTTTGTTGTGCCGCCCGCCAGAGTCATCACAAGAAAGACGAGGATGTTCATAATCAGGAAAGTATTGGTTACAATACTCTTAGTACGATTTTTATTGATCATCTTGCTGTTCCCTATTTAAATTTGCGAGAAATATATTTTTCTGCCTCAACGGCGGCCAGGGCTCCGTCTCCGACAGCGGTTGCGACCTGGCGCAAAGGAGTATTTCTGATATCGCCCGCTGCAAATACGCCATCGACATTGCTGCGCAGGAATTCATCAGTCATCATATAACCTGTGTCATTGGTTGTAAAGTACTTCCTGGCAAACTGAGAATTTGGTTGAGAGCCGATGTAAATAAATACGCCGTCCACATTGATCTCTTGGAGTTCTTCATTTTTGAGGTTACGGACCACAATCTTTTCTACTTTATCCGTCCCTTCGATTGATTGAATCACCGAGTCCAGGATAAAAGATAT harbors:
- a CDS encoding M42 family metallopeptidase, whose product is MLLKELCSLSGVSGDETAVRNYLQDYLKDVVDSLSVDKMGNLIAVKNGTSTSAPTILLSAHMDEVGFMITDITADGYLKFEPIGGIDERILISKPVLINRKTYGVIGIKAIHLQKMDERRKVFTSEQLYIDIGAGSKEDAEKAVSLGDYACFASDYFDHEDSISAKSLDDRAGCSIIARILQDRYDCTIMAVFTVQEEIGLRGSKVISNWVKADLALLLESTGAADFLSIEEEDWVVSLGKGPALSIMDQTTIYDRGLFHHLIKTAEHHAIPYQIRQGTQAGNDSGNIHLAGEGIRTMAVSIPCRYIHAANSMINKNDYENCYALIHQFLQNIKNNNWEESECAKKSL
- a CDS encoding M20/M25/M40 family metallo-hydrolase; translated protein: MNHENFAEEILFKLADCSAISGFEQKSLSALQSVFASLAAEAARDPMGNTTFLKKGGAGRGKIMLAAHFDEIGLMITGMDERGILTFTPVGGIDHKTLLNQTVIVHGRRDLKGIICYEPRSLLRETERNIAVPSSRMGIDLGLPAAKVRELIRPGDIVSIEGRNLRLLNGLASGKAFDNRAGITAMAVCLRELTRLRHAHDVYAVATVQEEVGLRGAAVSSHQIEPDIAFILDVTHAQTTDSKDKVKVALGKGPVIALGPNIHSGLLRYVRTCAKDHRIPVQLDPTPRATGTDARVIQLTGAGIPTALLSVPLRYMHSSIETISLSDIVSCGILLAQLIANLPEDLEEILCF
- a CDS encoding penicillin-binding protein, which translates into the protein MVKKTNNKTKFTRETLIYIFVFTVFLLIIGKLFLLQVIHADELRAKGLDMKSNLQEPIIERGTIYDFQHNILAKSIETKDVYADTKNMNELLPKRKDGLTKDTIAAQLAPLLGKSSDEILALLHKDSYYIVLTKNIDLDHAQKIKQLGFPGINFSDSYKRVYPMGNTASSVLGIVDATGHGIEGVEKTADQDLLNVLDDENRGNNIVLTIDSTIQYLLEQELDGIVGEYSPKRTTILAMDPMTGKILGMGSRPTFDPNDYRNTKNEDRKNLGVSMIYEPGSTFKIITGSIGLEENIISPEEKFDDPGYLNVGSRTITNWDSDRKPHGLITFSDGMRLSSNVVLALAGQKIGKETFYTYLKSFGFGTKTKVDLSGEEQGLLIDQSRVKDLELSTMAFGQANLVTPVQLLTAISSVANGGTLYQPYVIDRVLSTEGKILKQNEPKTVRKILSPKTCREMNDILVNVVENGTGASTKIEGIKVAGKTGTAQKIDPVTLAYSETDKIASFVAYAPADNPKIAVLAILDTPKGDFVQGGVMAGPHVKKILEGALQYYGIPVSSDTPSDVNNFLEGEATRPQPKTVTPEREPVNGEVMIPDLTGLTIRKVGEELGKLELRYKFQGSGTVTKQFPEPGKIVNKGDCVEVVFSGQT
- a CDS encoding rhomboid family intramembrane serine protease, whose amino-acid sequence is MINKNRTKSIVTNTFLIMNILVFLVMTLAGGTTNQVVLVIFGAKVNQLIDLGQYWRLLTSIFIHIGIVHLLLNSYALIAVGQISEAVFGHLKFALLYLLSGIGGATASYLFSEAISAGASGAIFGLLGALVSYGWKNAGMWRSGLIANLLFVIGFNILFGLITTGIDNYAHIGGMLTGLIIGIIYRQQR